A window of Verrucomicrobiota bacterium contains these coding sequences:
- a CDS encoding YegP family protein: MFEVFKSPKTGKFHFRLKAKNGEIILSGQAYKDKAGCLNGIESVKKNAQVEDRFEVKEASNGKKYFTLKSTNGQIVGTSQQYKSDSGLKNGLASVAKNAAAGEVKEVES, encoded by the coding sequence ATGTTCGAAGTATTCAAAAGCCCCAAGACCGGCAAATTTCATTTCCGCTTGAAAGCCAAAAACGGCGAAATCATTCTTTCCGGCCAAGCCTACAAAGACAAAGCCGGCTGCCTCAACGGCATCGAGTCGGTGAAAAAGAACGCTCAGGTGGAGGACCGCTTTGAAGTCAAGGAAGCCAGCAACGGGAAAAAGTATTTCACCTTGAAATCGACCAATGGGCAAATCGTCGGCACCAGCCAGCAATACAAATCTGACTCCGGGCTGAAGAACGGCCTGGCTTCCGTCGCCAAAAACGCGGCTGCCGGAGAGGTCAAGGAAGTGGAAAGCTGA